GGCTTCGAGGGATACGGTAATGATGTCATAGTCTCCGACAAACAAGTTCTCGACTGGTCCTATCGTCTCATCCTTAAGGTCTTCCCGCAAGATCAAAGAAAGCGTCATCTTTGGCCACAAATTCCAAATGATTTTGGGTACGTACCTATATTTTGGGTACTTTAATTAATACTATTCTCTTTTACAAACGTTAATGTCTAGTCTTTTATCTTGAGCCAATTCCAGTCAGCCGGCCCCCTTGATCGGGAGTCTATTTTCTCCACCATCATTGAACCGTCACAATTTTGTCGCTTAATTTTAGTTTATAACCATAACTCAAGAGTTAAGACCTCAAATGTTAGCGGTAGGGTTATTTcatctgaaaaaataaaattcacgAATTAACGTTTGGGTAAGAGAAtttttgtatatgtatataacaTATTTAGTAAAGAATCATCACCGTATAATGTGCGTAATTTGTAGAGAGATGTTACATGAATATGCAACGAAGATAAAGTTGATGATGGGGTTAGTGTTTAAGGCAATGGCAAAGTCATTGAACTTGGAAGAGAAGAGCTTTGCAACGCAGCTGCTTGGAGATCAATCCCTGATGCAAGCAAGGTTCAACTTTTATCCGCCGTGCTCGAGATCTGACCTGGTCCTCGGCGTCAAGCCTCACACGGATAGGTCCGGCGTGACATGTCTCTTGCAAGACAAGGATGTGGAAGGCCTTCAAGTTTTGATAGATGGAAAATGGGTTAGAGTCCCCATTGTTCCTCATGCTATTGTTCTTAATCTTGGTGATCAAATGCAGATCATGAGCAATGGGATTTACAAGAGCCCCATGCACAGGGTGGTGACAAATGGAGAGAGCATGAGGCTATCGGTTGCCTTGTTTAATGAGCCGGATCCCGAAACGGAAATTGGTCCGGTCGAGGACTTGATCGACGAGACAAGGCCGAGGTTGtacaaaaatgtcaagaactaTGGTTGTATCAACTACGAATGCTATCAGAGAGGGGAAATCGCACTCGAAACCGTCAAAATCTAATTATGTGCTTACTATTTGAAACAACAATTCTTCTATGAACGTGACATCAGATATCAATAACATTGATAGTGATTTTAATAATAGTAAAATGTTGCAATATGTTATCAATACATTATGttgtattattaatttattattgttaTCATCATCAataagcggtaggtctcgggttcgagacttgggagcagcctctccataaataggGGTAaagctagccgacattcacctctcccagaccctgcgtaaagcgggagccttatgCACTGGGTATGACCTATTGTTATCATCATCAATGTATTTTCTTCTTAGATTAAGGttaacaataataatgatgaTAATTACGGATTCGTTAGGGGTTGATCTACCCCATCACTTTTTGTTTGATATATTACAATGAAAGAAAATGGGATCCTATCCGGATCTCTGAGTCTAAAGCTTAAGGATCTAGAGGTCCAGGCTATTGGAGAGAGAATAGAGATCTGGGCCCTTAGTTTATTTGAGGTGGATCATTGGAATAGACTAAGGAATAAACTAATAAAGATCGCATAATTTAAAATAAGTGGTTCAGATGTCCAAGTCTTTAAACTTCAAATACAAAGATCCAAAGAGAACCCCAATTCCAATTAAAGGGATGacaacaactttattttttaGCAGTTGGAGTGTTGCTGTGAACGAGTCTTTAAGATGGCAAAAATCCAATTTCAGTGTCTGTATGGGCTCACAAATGGGTTCCACGTAACTTAACAAAATTCCAATtgatcatcattcatcactgaTGATCTCAACATTTTGAAATCGTATTAAAAAGACAATATTGAGTTGTGTTTATTTATAGAGAGGCTTTGGATGCAGTCCTTAGTCATGAATATTCttttattgaaaccttgttagtttttaatttttgattaagatccctgaaattaatgtaataatttatttctatgtacgttactatttttttaaattaaaaattagaaattttagttgtttgtataaatgagattttaaataaaaaaccataatttgtgggattaaaaatattaaaatataatatactattgtgtgtgtgtgtgtgtgtgtgtaaacatgggtacattcatcaaaattaaccaaataaagcaaaacatgggtacattcttcaaaatcacaaaaaaaacggaaaagaaaaagatattaggcttaataacattagtaaatttcttcggtTAAAGTTGACatagatacattttaaaatcaaagaaaaaagaatgtacccatataagtttaaaaatggattagaaaaaaattgaatagattttatattaaaaaaatggtacattttacatataacaaatttgtatatttaagaatgagtacattttaagattaaaaagttttacatgaatgggtacatataatcagcatgggtacatttagcacaataaaaagtacaaataaaaaaaatatatgggtacaaatacaaataaactttaaaaaatatgggcacaaaaagaaattaatatatgggtacaaattaaaattgaaaagaaaattggtacaaattaaaaaaaaattacaaattaaaaatggatacaaactaacactaaaaatatatgataaaaaatttagtcataaatataaatatactaattgtaacatttttaacattaaatgaatatatttagaaataaaaaatattttattattgaaataattaatgatttatttttaccaaggaccttgatcaaaaattgaaaatgaataggattttaatcaatggagtagtaaaaggaaggatgagaacctaatttttccTTATTTATATTCTTTGGATTGAATAAGCATTAGTATAGgtgtataaaaataattttccaAGTCGAGATTTCCATTGTTTTAAATATTGAGACGCCACCAAGACAGTCAAATATATCACCTACATTTCTAAACCTGCATAATTTTATATGCAAAGAGTTGAATACATCTTTTTAATACAAAAATTATTCCCCAAGTCGAGATTTCCATTGTTTTGAATATTTAATCAAATATATCACCTACATTTCTATACCAGCATAATTTTATATGCAAAGAGTTGAATACGTCGACCAT
This is a stretch of genomic DNA from Malus domestica chromosome 02, GDT2T_hap1. It encodes these proteins:
- the LOC103447563 gene encoding codeine O-demethylase-like isoform X2 codes for the protein MAMTNVQEMSMDGEQPPAEYIVKESRFGSIDSSPPLADEIPIIDISLFSPSSPQYSEQAENHELQKLRSALSSAGCFQATGHGISDSLLDQVREAAKQFFALPVEEKEKYSRTIDGGFEGYGNDVIVSDKQVLDWSYRLILKVFPQDQRKRHLWPQIPNDFGEMLHEYATKIKLMMGLVFKAMAKSLNLEEKSFATQLLGDQSLMQARFNFYPPCSRSDLVLGVKPHTDRSGVTCLLQDKDVEGLQVLIDGKWVRVPIVPHAIVLNLGDQMQIMSNGIYKSPMHRVVTNGESMRLSVALFNEPDPETEIGPVEDLIDETRPRLYKNVKNYGCINYECYQRGEIALETVKI
- the LOC103447563 gene encoding codeine O-demethylase-like isoform X1 gives rise to the protein MAMTNVQEMSMDGEQPPAEYIVKESRFGSIDSSPPLADEIPIIDISLFSPSSPQYSEQAENHELQKLRSALSSAGCFQVSIFFFLATGHGISDSLLDQVREAAKQFFALPVEEKEKYSRTIDGGFEGYGNDVIVSDKQVLDWSYRLILKVFPQDQRKRHLWPQIPNDFGEMLHEYATKIKLMMGLVFKAMAKSLNLEEKSFATQLLGDQSLMQARFNFYPPCSRSDLVLGVKPHTDRSGVTCLLQDKDVEGLQVLIDGKWVRVPIVPHAIVLNLGDQMQIMSNGIYKSPMHRVVTNGESMRLSVALFNEPDPETEIGPVEDLIDETRPRLYKNVKNYGCINYECYQRGEIALETVKI